In Pedobacter sp. SL55, the following proteins share a genomic window:
- a CDS encoding glycoside hydrolase family 95 protein yields MLFKKKLVFFLAAVSSHYAVAQNKNLKLWYTQPAKMWEEAVPLGNGRLGMTPDGGVEKEKIVLNDITLWSGSKQDANNYNAHKSLPKIRELIIAGRNDEAQALVDKEFVCVGPGSGGEKFGKFQVLGTLNLDFEYNNVDNANKKYASYYRGLSLNNALATTTYVVNGVTYKREYFTSFDDDVNVIKLTANKPGNLNLKITLDRPEKFKTYTKDNDLYMYGQLENGIDGKGMQYSSKVSASLKGGNLSTTPNALIIKGATEVILFVSAATDFKDPNFKTSINEIIERAKLKSYKDQKKNHIKNFQKFFNRTDLNLGEGKSSSLPTNERLKLFYHHPEDDPALAALFFQFGRYLTISSTRVGLLPPNLQGLWANQIHTPWNGDYHLDVNVQMNHWPVEVTNLSELNLPLADLVKGLVKPGEKTAKAYYNAEGWIAHVITNVWGYTEPGESASWGASNAGSGWLCNNLWDHYAFTKDVNYLKEIYPVLKGSAQFYNSVLIKDPKTGWLVTSPSVSPENAFYLPNGKHASISMGPTIDNQIVRELFGNMIVASKVLNIDEDFRKKLEEKLKSIPPAGVIGKDGRILEWLEEYKEVDPLHRHISHLYGLYPASLITPKATPDLAKAAAKTLEVKGDDGPGWAIAYKMLFWARLNDGNRAFKLLKEVLKPTERTDINYGSGGGVYANLFCAGPPFQIDGNFGATAGIAEMLIQSHEGEIDLLPSLPDTWKKFGEVKGLKARGNYTVNFTWKDGKITKYTISSPDGSSVKVRVNKELKEVKTKKSS; encoded by the coding sequence ATGTTATTCAAGAAGAAACTTGTATTTTTTTTAGCCGCTGTAAGTAGTCATTATGCTGTTGCTCAAAATAAAAATTTAAAACTTTGGTATACACAGCCAGCTAAAATGTGGGAAGAAGCCGTTCCTTTAGGAAATGGAAGGCTAGGTATGACTCCTGATGGTGGAGTTGAAAAGGAGAAAATTGTTTTAAACGACATCACTTTGTGGTCTGGGAGTAAGCAAGATGCAAATAATTACAATGCTCATAAAAGCTTGCCTAAAATTAGAGAATTGATAATTGCGGGTAGAAATGATGAAGCACAGGCCTTGGTAGATAAAGAATTTGTTTGCGTTGGGCCAGGCTCTGGGGGAGAAAAATTTGGCAAATTTCAGGTTTTAGGAACGCTTAATCTAGATTTTGAATACAATAATGTAGATAACGCAAATAAAAAATACGCTAGTTATTACAGAGGCCTTTCGTTAAACAATGCTTTAGCCACAACAACATACGTTGTAAATGGTGTAACATACAAAAGAGAGTATTTTACAAGTTTTGATGATGATGTGAATGTCATCAAGTTAACCGCTAATAAACCAGGGAATTTAAACCTGAAAATTACTTTAGACAGGCCAGAAAAATTTAAAACCTATACAAAAGATAACGATTTGTATATGTATGGACAATTGGAAAACGGCATTGATGGTAAAGGAATGCAGTATTCTTCTAAAGTTAGCGCAAGCCTAAAAGGCGGAAATCTATCAACAACCCCTAACGCTTTAATTATCAAAGGTGCTACAGAAGTTATTCTTTTTGTTTCTGCAGCTACAGACTTTAAGGATCCTAATTTCAAGACCTCTATCAATGAAATTATAGAAAGAGCAAAGCTAAAAAGTTATAAAGATCAAAAGAAAAATCACATTAAGAATTTTCAGAAATTTTTTAATCGTACAGATTTAAATCTTGGAGAAGGTAAGTCAAGCAGCTTGCCAACGAATGAAAGATTGAAGTTGTTTTACCATCACCCTGAAGATGATCCAGCTTTAGCGGCATTGTTTTTCCAGTTTGGTAGATATCTTACAATTAGCAGTACAAGAGTTGGACTTTTGCCTCCTAATTTACAGGGACTGTGGGCAAACCAAATACATACTCCGTGGAATGGAGATTATCATTTGGATGTTAATGTGCAAATGAACCATTGGCCAGTAGAAGTAACCAATCTATCGGAACTTAATTTGCCTTTGGCCGATTTGGTAAAAGGGCTTGTAAAACCTGGAGAAAAAACGGCAAAAGCTTATTATAATGCAGAAGGTTGGATTGCCCATGTAATTACCAATGTTTGGGGATATACTGAACCTGGAGAAAGTGCATCTTGGGGTGCTTCTAATGCAGGGTCAGGTTGGTTGTGCAATAATTTGTGGGATCACTATGCTTTTACCAAAGATGTTAATTACTTAAAAGAAATTTATCCCGTTTTAAAAGGCTCAGCTCAATTTTATAACAGCGTGTTAATCAAAGACCCTAAAACAGGCTGGTTGGTTACATCTCCATCAGTTTCTCCAGAAAATGCATTTTATCTTCCTAATGGCAAACATGCAAGTATTTCTATGGGACCAACAATTGACAATCAGATTGTGAGAGAGTTGTTTGGGAATATGATAGTAGCATCCAAAGTCTTGAATATTGATGAAGATTTCAGAAAAAAATTGGAAGAAAAATTAAAATCTATCCCTCCTGCAGGTGTAATTGGAAAAGATGGAAGAATTTTGGAATGGCTAGAAGAATATAAGGAAGTAGATCCTCTGCATAGGCATATCTCTCATTTATATGGATTATATCCAGCATCGTTAATTACACCGAAAGCAACTCCAGATTTAGCAAAAGCTGCAGCAAAAACGTTAGAAGTAAAAGGCGATGATGGTCCGGGTTGGGCAATTGCTTATAAAATGCTTTTTTGGGCTCGTTTAAATGATGGAAATAGAGCGTTTAAATTATTGAAAGAAGTTTTAAAACCTACCGAAAGAACCGATATCAATTATGGATCTGGCGGCGGAGTGTATGCAAATTTATTTTGTGCAGGTCCTCCATTTCAAATAGACGGAAATTTTGGTGCAACCGCTGGAATTGCAGAAATGCTTATCCAAAGTCACGAAGGAGAAATAGATCTTTTACCATCTTTACCAGACACATGGAAAAAATTTGGAGAAGTGAAAGGCTTAAAGGCGAGAGGTAATTATACGGTAAACTTTACATGGAAAGATGGTAAAATAACAAAGTATACTATTTCTTCTCCTGATGGCAGTTCGGTTAAAGTAAGAGTAAATAAAGAACTGAAGGAAGTAAAGACCAAAAAGAGTAGTTAA
- a CDS encoding T9SS type A sorting domain-containing protein, translating to MKISLPILKKTNVFLKFVAPSIIFSLLHFAVFAQDWQAESGVISNGANIQNCTSCAGANLVGNLGGPTNGTLTHTVNVSTAGVYALTIYYATENARPINITVNDNTPARFNCMATGGWTTVVSLTTNISLKAGSNTIKFDSPNEWAPNIDWFNLSAINADTKRIDIASGSFIEYSLQTGKYNVYFDNIRVISDAYAEAKTPSATINSVNYSSRLYSSSSISDNFGSGTKHIISISGNGLVPMEHIFYVYNNKPYFFTEIILNGNQVKSNYMAPLVTSNVTLPFNGVNTALFVPFDNDAFVRYDAKSLSSNQNFTTSEVSAIYDNTSRKGIIMGSLEQTDWKTGVNIAGRTNKLTNFSVFAGLSNKAITRDDGTAHGMVGGNTNTVKSAKMMIGYFDDWRTGMEEYGKLNKIAQPQFVFKWDKPTPFGWNSWGVIQDKLTFQHTKSVVDFFANDLKTFRNGNTLFIDLDAWWDFLSDADLKAFADRCRANGFVPGLYFGPFVDFSWKDGPRNVETTATPYSEVWTKANGKYNDMDGGRAMDPTHPAVKSRIDWMVNKFSELGIGMVKLDFLGHGAIEADKFYDPNVTTGMQAYRQGMEYIINKLNSKKIFVYAAISPSMASGRYIHSRRIACDAWATIDQTQYTLNSTNYGWWQTFVYDYIDADHIVLAKESEGVNRARVASGLINGTFITGDDFSVTDQWTARAKDYFQNQDLLDISRNGIAFKPLDGNTGTNANEIFVREIGNYTYVAAFKYGAGSKNYSIDLKRLGLTDGQNYRSKELFGGAVTVVNGSLNFTISGAGASIFRLQLGGDQQQTINFAPIETKTFDKLALENPATATSGLQVTYKSSNANVAVVEGNKIIFKGVGSTVITASQPGDATYLAATDVTQILTITKGTQTIQFAESFSKPSNAIDYSPEAVASSGLAVSFSSSNLEVARIVDNKIHILKQGTTTITALQAGDNNWLPATSVNQTLTITPAFELPANNFKISVSDESCIDSKNGSIKINATQLLNYTANVTGNNFSKTFAFDGSLNIPDLASGTYKVCITVNGIAEYSSCYDLKVGAPQPLSVYSFVNKATNTLELSFSGAAKYNIELNGKVYQSVSNYISLAIQEGQNILSVTTDKACQGIYEQKVFLEKGKTVYPNPFQSSLFIVIANDSSPTAEITVFSESGKLVYSHQHQVVGNQIAVNLSHLPSSVYTLRIRTKLGVTTSKIVKNEK from the coding sequence ATGAAAATAAGTTTACCAATATTGAAGAAGACCAATGTCTTTTTAAAGTTTGTTGCGCCCAGCATAATTTTTTCACTTTTACATTTTGCTGTATTTGCTCAAGATTGGCAGGCAGAAAGTGGTGTCATTTCTAACGGAGCAAATATCCAGAATTGTACTTCATGTGCGGGTGCTAATTTAGTAGGCAATTTAGGTGGCCCAACCAATGGAACCTTAACTCATACAGTTAACGTTTCTACGGCAGGAGTATATGCATTAACAATTTATTACGCAACAGAGAATGCTCGTCCTATTAACATTACGGTAAACGATAATACTCCTGCCAGATTTAATTGTATGGCTACAGGAGGATGGACAACTGTAGTAAGCCTTACTACTAACATTAGTCTTAAAGCTGGAAGTAACACCATAAAATTCGATAGCCCTAATGAATGGGCGCCAAATATCGATTGGTTTAATCTCTCCGCAATTAATGCAGATACGAAGAGAATTGATATTGCTTCGGGAAGTTTTATAGAATACTCACTACAAACTGGTAAATACAATGTTTATTTTGATAACATCAGAGTAATCTCCGATGCTTATGCAGAAGCTAAAACACCTTCTGCCACTATTAATAGTGTAAACTATTCTTCCAGATTGTATAGTTCTTCTTCTATATCAGATAATTTTGGAAGTGGTACCAAGCATATCATTTCTATCTCTGGAAATGGTTTAGTACCAATGGAGCACATATTTTATGTGTATAATAACAAACCTTATTTTTTTACCGAAATCATTTTAAACGGTAACCAAGTAAAGAGTAATTACATGGCTCCTTTAGTTACTTCTAATGTTACTTTGCCATTTAATGGCGTTAATACAGCATTATTTGTGCCTTTTGATAACGATGCTTTTGTAAGGTACGATGCAAAATCACTTTCATCTAATCAAAACTTTACCACATCAGAGGTGAGTGCCATTTATGATAACACAAGCCGCAAGGGTATTATTATGGGGTCTTTAGAGCAAACCGATTGGAAAACAGGAGTTAACATTGCAGGAAGAACCAATAAGCTGACAAATTTCAGCGTCTTTGCCGGGCTATCTAACAAAGCCATTACCAGAGATGACGGTACTGCACACGGCATGGTTGGCGGAAATACAAATACGGTAAAATCTGCTAAAATGATGATTGGTTATTTTGACGATTGGCGAACTGGGATGGAAGAGTATGGGAAATTGAATAAAATAGCTCAGCCTCAGTTTGTTTTTAAATGGGATAAGCCAACACCCTTTGGATGGAATAGCTGGGGTGTAATTCAAGATAAGCTTACATTTCAACATACAAAATCTGTAGTAGATTTTTTCGCTAACGATTTAAAAACCTTTAGAAATGGTAATACACTTTTTATTGATCTTGATGCCTGGTGGGATTTCTTGTCTGATGCAGATTTAAAGGCATTTGCTGATCGTTGTAGAGCAAACGGGTTTGTTCCAGGGTTATATTTTGGACCATTTGTAGATTTTTCATGGAAAGACGGGCCACGTAATGTGGAAACCACCGCTACTCCTTACAGCGAAGTTTGGACTAAGGCAAATGGAAAGTACAACGATATGGATGGTGGTAGGGCAATGGATCCAACACATCCCGCAGTAAAAAGTAGAATAGATTGGATGGTAAACAAATTCTCGGAATTAGGTATTGGAATGGTAAAACTAGATTTCCTAGGTCACGGGGCTATAGAAGCTGATAAATTTTATGATCCAAACGTTACCACCGGAATGCAGGCCTATCGTCAGGGCATGGAATACATCATTAATAAATTAAACAGCAAAAAGATATTCGTTTATGCCGCAATTTCTCCGAGTATGGCGTCTGGAAGATACATTCACTCTCGACGAATTGCTTGCGATGCTTGGGCTACAATAGATCAAACGCAATACACCTTAAACAGTACCAATTATGGTTGGTGGCAAACTTTTGTGTACGATTATATCGATGCAGATCATATCGTTTTAGCAAAAGAAAGTGAAGGTGTAAACAGGGCCAGGGTTGCCTCGGGCTTAATTAATGGTACTTTTATTACTGGCGATGATTTTTCTGTAACAGATCAATGGACAGCCAGGGCCAAAGATTATTTCCAAAATCAGGATCTTTTGGATATCAGTAGAAACGGAATTGCTTTTAAACCCTTAGATGGTAATACCGGAACAAATGCGAATGAGATATTTGTTCGCGAAATTGGCAATTATACATACGTTGCGGCTTTTAAATATGGTGCTGGCTCTAAAAATTACAGTATAGATTTAAAAAGATTAGGCTTAACAGATGGACAGAATTACAGATCAAAAGAACTTTTTGGTGGAGCTGTAACTGTTGTTAACGGGTCGCTCAATTTTACCATTTCTGGTGCTGGAGCGTCCATATTTAGGCTACAATTAGGTGGAGATCAGCAGCAGACTATAAATTTTGCACCAATCGAAACTAAAACTTTCGACAAACTAGCTTTAGAAAATCCTGCCACTGCTACATCGGGTTTGCAAGTTACTTATAAAAGCAGTAATGCTAATGTTGCTGTTGTAGAAGGAAATAAAATAATCTTTAAAGGTGTTGGTTCAACCGTTATCACGGCTTCACAGCCCGGAGACGCAACTTATTTAGCTGCAACCGATGTTACACAAATACTAACAATTACCAAAGGAACACAAACGATACAGTTTGCAGAGAGCTTTTCTAAACCATCTAATGCAATTGATTATTCGCCAGAAGCAGTAGCAAGTTCGGGTCTAGCTGTTAGCTTTTCGAGCAGTAACCTAGAAGTTGCAAGAATAGTAGATAATAAAATTCATATCCTAAAACAAGGAACTACAACTATAACGGCATTGCAAGCTGGAGATAATAACTGGTTACCTGCCACTTCAGTTAACCAGACCTTAACTATAACTCCAGCTTTTGAACTCCCTGCTAATAATTTTAAAATTTCCGTTAGCGATGAATCTTGTATCGATAGTAAGAACGGTAGTATCAAAATTAACGCTACTCAATTATTAAACTATACGGCCAATGTTACGGGTAATAATTTCAGCAAAACCTTTGCATTTGATGGTAGTTTAAATATTCCAGATCTGGCAAGTGGCACTTACAAAGTATGTATAACCGTAAATGGCATTGCAGAATATAGCAGCTGTTATGACCTAAAAGTAGGCGCTCCACAGCCTTTGTCTGTTTATTCTTTTGTAAACAAGGCAACTAACACATTAGAATTAAGTTTTTCTGGTGCTGCTAAGTATAATATCGAATTAAATGGAAAAGTTTACCAGTCAGTTTCAAATTATATCTCCTTAGCTATTCAGGAAGGGCAAAATATACTATCGGTTACTACAGATAAAGCTTGTCAGGGTATTTATGAGCAAAAAGTTTTTCTTGAAAAAGGAAAAACAGTTTATCCTAATCCTTTCCAGTCCAGTCTTTTCATCGTCATTGCAAATGATTCATCTCCAACGGCAGAAATTACTGTTTTCTCTGAAAGTGGAAAACTAGTCTATAGCCATCAACATCAAGTTGTAGGTAACCAGATTGCTGTTAACCTTAGTCATTTACCTAGTAGCGTCTACACCTTGAGGATAAGGACCAAACTAGGTGTTACTACTTCAAAAATTGTTAAAAATGAAAAATAG
- a CDS encoding glycosyl hydrolase family 95 catalytic domain-containing protein, translated as MLKTSILFLPLFLVFQLSLFAQKGKHDDNLKLWDKAPALDWMTEAYPIGNGKIGGMIFGGIRKEHIQFNENSLWTGDESETGAYQAFGDIFIDFLNSNPSSVTGYNRELNLNNAIHAINYQNNGIKFSRAYFASHPDKVMVLSYTSDKKEAYSAIISFKDAHGAKVTANGNQLKITGALENGQKYSAAILIRHSGGTLTIKKDEGGNHQIQLNRVSNFNIILAAATDYVNKKSSNWKGEDPNIVVQHYLKAAGSQSLAQLKEKHIKDYQQLFGKTTLNLGTDVLNTKLTTKERIIDYKKTRNPNLEALLFQYGRYLLISSSRKGGLPANLQGLWNNSNNPPWRSDYHSNINVQMNYWPAEPTNLSECHIPYLDYINSMREVKKINTQKEYPGVRGWTVRTENNIFGGESFSWNTPGSAWYAQAIWEHYAFTQDKNYLKTFAYPILKEISEFWDDHLKRRPDGTVVAPLGWSPEHGPKEDGVSYDQQIVYDLFTNYVEASDSLKIDKAYRDHILSLRNNLLKPKIGKWGQLQEWETDRDDPENKHRHASHLFGLHPGRQFSVTQTPELAQAAKVSLTARGDESTGWSMAWKMNFWARLHDGEHAYKILNNFISLVGGEGIDYNNGGGIYANLLCAHPPFQIDGNFGYTAGIAEMLLQSQTDEIQFLPAIPKAWIKGNVTGLKARGNFEIASLEWENGEVTRLLIKSLSGGKCKILLPNALKGPFESKQKGNKYNVVFNSVAGKSYEFKKVKLIHNKLKILRNLGVAVILVFVTSSTLWSKITLPTYFSSNMVLQQNAEITMEGKASPRNQIMLVTSWDQKKYTTWTDQAGDFKIKIKTRSYGGPYLMVLSGDGMAIKFENVMIGDVWICSGQSNMEMPLAGWGKINNFQQEIANSNYPNIRLLQVEHVTSNTPLDNAKIVNDKGWQVCNPENIAEFSSVAYFFAREINKKTNVPIGLLHTSWGGTIIEAWTSGESLSTINDFKEEVKELTKFSHSKLAARLDLNIKTWTKKAFDKDRGFLNGQERWVSTDFDDSKWATMNLPESFENTSLGNFDGVVWYRKTVDVPASMSGKDLVLNLGPIDDFDITYFNGQKIAEGAGYSTPRKYTIPAGLVKAGKNTIAVRVFDTGGGGGIYDKNSKIALSLGSQEISLVGEWKYSIGLHLNELPPYPRPIDGPNRSTVLYNAMINPFINFNIKGAIWYQGESNAERAEQYKTLFPLLIKDWRAKWNNGDFPFYFVQLANFMKKDENPPQQSDWALLREAQSQALALPNTGMAVTIDIGDAQDIHPKNKQDVGKRLALIALNKNYKSKTEFSGPVLKGKQIKANKVILSFNHDTGLKTKGEKLEGFAIAGEDKKFYWADAKIENGKVILSSEKVPNPVAVRYGWGNNPSTNLTNNSNLPASPFRTDTW; from the coding sequence ATGTTAAAAACAAGCATTTTATTCCTTCCGTTATTTTTAGTTTTTCAATTATCACTTTTTGCGCAAAAAGGTAAGCATGATGATAATTTGAAGTTATGGGATAAAGCACCCGCATTAGATTGGATGACAGAAGCTTATCCCATTGGTAACGGTAAAATTGGCGGGATGATATTTGGCGGGATAAGAAAAGAGCACATCCAATTTAATGAGAATAGTTTGTGGACTGGTGATGAAAGCGAAACTGGAGCTTATCAGGCTTTTGGAGATATTTTTATAGATTTTTTGAATTCAAATCCGTCTTCGGTAACTGGTTATAATAGAGAGTTAAATTTGAATAATGCCATTCATGCCATCAATTATCAAAATAATGGGATTAAATTTTCACGAGCGTATTTCGCAAGTCATCCTGATAAGGTAATGGTTTTAAGCTATACTTCTGATAAAAAAGAAGCTTATTCTGCAATTATTAGCTTTAAAGATGCGCACGGAGCAAAAGTTACAGCAAACGGAAATCAACTTAAAATTACTGGTGCGCTAGAAAACGGACAAAAATATAGTGCCGCAATTTTAATAAGGCATAGTGGGGGGACATTAACAATTAAGAAAGATGAAGGCGGTAATCATCAAATTCAACTAAATAGGGTAAGCAACTTCAATATTATTCTTGCTGCGGCAACAGATTATGTCAATAAAAAATCAAGTAATTGGAAAGGGGAAGATCCAAATATTGTTGTTCAGCACTATCTAAAAGCTGCTGGTTCACAAAGTTTAGCGCAGTTAAAAGAGAAACATATTAAAGATTACCAACAATTGTTTGGCAAAACAACTTTAAATTTAGGAACAGATGTATTAAACACCAAATTAACTACCAAAGAAAGAATTATTGATTATAAGAAAACCAGAAACCCAAATCTTGAAGCTCTATTGTTTCAGTACGGGAGGTATTTACTCATAAGTTCTTCCAGAAAAGGAGGGTTGCCAGCCAATCTTCAGGGGCTTTGGAATAATAGCAATAATCCGCCGTGGAGATCAGATTATCATTCGAATATTAATGTTCAAATGAACTATTGGCCTGCAGAACCTACTAATCTTTCTGAATGTCATATCCCGTATTTAGATTATATCAACAGTATGCGGGAAGTAAAAAAAATAAATACGCAAAAGGAATATCCGGGAGTTAGAGGATGGACAGTTAGAACAGAAAACAATATTTTTGGTGGCGAAAGTTTTAGTTGGAACACTCCCGGAAGCGCTTGGTATGCACAGGCTATTTGGGAACATTATGCCTTTACACAGGATAAAAACTATTTGAAAACTTTTGCCTATCCTATCCTTAAAGAAATCTCAGAATTTTGGGATGATCATTTGAAAAGAAGGCCTGATGGAACTGTGGTAGCACCTTTGGGATGGTCTCCAGAGCATGGTCCAAAAGAAGACGGAGTAAGTTACGATCAGCAGATTGTATATGATTTGTTTACCAATTATGTTGAAGCGTCCGATTCTTTAAAAATTGATAAAGCATATAGAGACCATATTCTCTCATTAAGGAATAACTTACTGAAACCTAAAATTGGCAAATGGGGGCAATTACAGGAATGGGAAACGGATAGAGATGATCCTGAAAACAAGCACCGTCATGCTTCTCATTTATTTGGATTGCACCCGGGTAGACAGTTTAGTGTTACGCAAACACCTGAACTTGCACAAGCAGCGAAAGTTAGTTTAACAGCAAGAGGAGACGAGTCTACAGGTTGGTCTATGGCTTGGAAAATGAATTTTTGGGCTCGTTTACACGATGGAGAACATGCTTATAAGATATTAAACAATTTTATCAGTCTAGTTGGCGGCGAAGGAATAGATTATAATAATGGTGGCGGTATTTATGCGAATTTACTCTGCGCACATCCACCATTTCAAATAGACGGTAATTTTGGATATACTGCTGGTATTGCCGAAATGCTATTACAAAGCCAGACAGATGAAATACAATTTTTACCAGCAATACCAAAAGCTTGGATCAAGGGTAACGTTACAGGATTAAAAGCAAGAGGTAATTTCGAAATAGCTTCTTTAGAATGGGAAAATGGAGAAGTAACCCGTTTACTTATCAAGTCTTTATCGGGAGGTAAATGCAAAATTTTATTGCCAAACGCATTGAAAGGACCTTTTGAAAGTAAGCAAAAGGGAAACAAGTATAACGTTGTATTTAATAGCGTTGCAGGTAAATCTTACGAGTTTAAAAAAGTAAAACTAATTCATAATAAATTGAAAATATTAAGAAATTTAGGCGTAGCTGTTATATTGGTATTCGTAACCTCGTCTACGTTGTGGTCAAAAATTACATTGCCTACTTATTTTAGCTCAAACATGGTGCTGCAGCAAAATGCGGAAATTACGATGGAAGGCAAAGCAAGTCCACGTAATCAAATCATGTTAGTTACCTCATGGGATCAAAAAAAATACACAACATGGACAGATCAGGCTGGGGATTTCAAGATCAAAATAAAAACTCGTTCTTACGGCGGCCCTTATTTGATGGTGCTATCGGGAGATGGAATGGCGATAAAATTCGAAAACGTTATGATTGGCGATGTTTGGATCTGTTCTGGGCAATCTAATATGGAAATGCCATTAGCCGGATGGGGGAAAATCAATAATTTTCAGCAAGAGATAGCTAATTCAAACTATCCAAATATTAGGCTGTTACAGGTAGAACATGTAACGAGTAACACGCCTCTCGATAATGCGAAAATTGTGAACGATAAAGGTTGGCAGGTATGCAACCCTGAGAATATAGCTGAATTTTCTTCTGTTGCTTATTTTTTCGCTAGAGAAATCAATAAAAAAACAAATGTGCCAATTGGCTTACTACATACTTCATGGGGAGGTACAATTATAGAAGCCTGGACAAGTGGCGAATCTTTATCCACCATCAATGATTTTAAAGAAGAAGTAAAAGAGTTGACAAAATTTAGTCACAGTAAGCTAGCTGCCAGATTAGACTTAAACATTAAAACTTGGACAAAAAAAGCTTTTGATAAAGATAGAGGTTTTTTAAACGGGCAAGAAAGATGGGTTTCTACTGATTTTGATGACTCGAAATGGGCAACCATGAACCTGCCTGAATCTTTTGAAAATACTTCTTTGGGAAATTTTGATGGTGTGGTTTGGTATAGAAAAACGGTAGATGTTCCGGCCTCAATGTCCGGTAAAGATTTAGTGTTAAACTTAGGCCCAATAGACGATTTTGATATCACTTATTTTAACGGACAAAAAATTGCGGAAGGTGCTGGTTACAGCACTCCAAGAAAATATACCATTCCCGCAGGTTTAGTTAAAGCAGGCAAAAATACCATTGCCGTTCGTGTGTTTGATACTGGTGGTGGCGGCGGAATTTATGATAAGAACAGTAAAATAGCACTTTCCTTAGGTTCGCAAGAAATTTCTTTAGTAGGAGAGTGGAAGTATAGTATAGGCTTACATTTGAATGAATTGCCGCCATATCCAAGACCAATAGATGGCCCAAATAGGTCTACTGTATTATACAATGCTATGATTAATCCTTTCATTAATTTCAATATTAAAGGAGCAATTTGGTACCAAGGAGAAAGTAACGCAGAACGGGCAGAGCAGTATAAAACATTATTTCCTTTATTGATAAAAGATTGGAGAGCTAAATGGAATAACGGAGATTTTCCTTTCTATTTTGTACAACTAGCAAACTTCATGAAGAAAGATGAAAATCCCCCTCAACAATCTGATTGGGCACTTCTTAGAGAAGCACAATCTCAAGCACTTGCTTTGCCAAATACAGGAATGGCGGTAACCATAGATATTGGCGATGCGCAAGATATTCATCCGAAAAACAAACAGGATGTAGGAAAAAGACTTGCTCTAATCGCCTTAAATAAAAATTATAAATCCAAAACGGAGTTTAGTGGTCCTGTTTTAAAAGGTAAGCAAATAAAAGCTAATAAGGTAATCTTATCCTTTAATCATGATACTGGCTTAAAAACTAAGGGAGAAAAGTTAGAGGGTTTTGCTATTGCCGGCGAGGATAAGAAATTCTATTGGGCAGATGCGAAAATAGAAAATGGGAAAGTGATTTTAAGTTCAGAAAAAGTTCCTAATCCAGTTGCAGTAAGATATGGCTGGGGTAATAATCCATCAACTAACTTAACTAATAACTCTAATTTGCCAGCCTCGCCTTTTAGGACAGATACTTGGTAA